In Monodelphis domestica isolate mMonDom1 chromosome 4, mMonDom1.pri, whole genome shotgun sequence, one DNA window encodes the following:
- the ARHGAP31 gene encoding rho GTPase-activating protein 31 isoform X1 has protein sequence MKNKGAKQKLKRKGATGAFGCDLTEYLETSGQDVPYVLRSCAEFIETHGIVDGIYRLSGVTSNIQKLRQEFGSDQCPDLTREVYLQDIHCVGSLCKLYFRELPNPLLTYELYEKFTQAVSHCPEEEGQLARIQNVIQELPPPHYRTLEYLIRHLTHIASFSSKTNMHTRNLALVWAPNLLRSKEIEAIGCNGDAAFLAVRVQQVVIEFILNHVDQIFSSSPCSVENDENRPIMKSLTLPALSLPMKLVSLEEAQARSLATNHPARKERRENSLPEIVPPTGALFHTVLELPDNKRKLSSKSKKWKSIFNLGRSGSDSKSKLNRNGSVFVRGQRLSVEKATIRPAKSMDSLCSMPVEGKDTKGHFNRTVTTGGFFIPAMKLQTTSSGSSCDLSKQEGEWGQEGAPAGAEGGAVLSGERSLIKSPQARAPPEQLKVFRAVEDPENDQASPKMLAMFYTSNDSASKSVFTSSLFQMESSPRHQRKALNISEPFAVSVPLRVSAVISTNSTPCRTPPKELQSLSSLEESSLQGAEGGGWPGFEEEKTPAADASAASVPQKLKTIKSESVEETKPVAEKERTVECSCNHSPEPSTHPGEKAMESLPFSTTPEKRQEAEGAPDVNESHQSELSAQQESLKDKKQDAMFLSELDEDDSSSPLMWPEIQQELKIIESEEELQALPSSAQKINSSQPVLISSPKTTLSPWARGFSDDSSLAVFTMEETMDKVIQVPPPEGTVVPISGTRGDSEQLNSQQRTEEKKLLCEHNRQEDSTRTPVLEMIAIDPASPQDSALMGSSGSLPSSPPPLEQTLQREDSVINSPVREETSEAMEADPHSDQTLVVDSPEEPRSSYLQEEGVPAQGEKQSPKEKTDKLGSGGEGLLREFRALPHKERDATSQMLETFDYDEEDTSADIAPQSLEMVEPWEDHQWVTSPLHSPTLKDLQGAPPQDLLVPNQRGKRLPHRPTFVQSHSLDSETTMKNQWTLPFSSSSSCVSLGSMMVFDPLQLLAPNREKAEWEKAPRHSKELSESEGTEDGVNSGTDIQSQTVRTSPVCFTEKETKVDQENLLQDSSTPMNQRGSCGLASESIRENSPSGVRVRASAGMPPLTKGELLPSPKLQLKNHDCAPPKGKNRPSSLNLDCIPLVNDFFRFENTTSLGSPGHQLKEQGEAKGEEPNYPWSPICMTSPHSTADPWKVHGGPQDLDVVTHALTGRRNSAPVSVSAVRTSFMVKMCQAKAVPVIPPKVQYTQIPQPLQAQNTEEDVLSSEEKAKVEASPTGEMPLKSAGDDSPPSLGRAQEESTTQEGKGTSNSTQMDSTSFVSDDHILSPDPKVSCLLSSQDASGPCRKRISETEPSGDNPLSSKIERSSGVSKPFHRSRPGRPQSLILFSPPFPIMDHPSSSSDSKVLLSPIRSPTQTISSGLICGELAENTWVTPEGVTLRNKMTIPKNGQRLETSTSCFYQPQRRSVILDGRSGRQIE, from the exons GACCTTGGAATACCTGATCAGGCACCTGACCCACATCGCCTCCTTCAGCAGCAAGACCAACATGCACACCAGGAACCTGGCCCTGGTGTGGGCACCAAATCTTCTCAG GTCTAAGGAAATCGAAGCTATTGGCTGTAACGGAGATGCAGCCTTCCTCGCCGTGCGAGTCCAGCAGGTGGTGATTGAGTTTATCTTGAATCATGTGGATCAGATTTTCAGCAGCTCTCCCTGCTCTGTAGAGAACGATG aaaacagGCCAATTATGAAAAGTTTGACCCTGCCTGCCCTCTCCCTCCCGATGAAGTTGGTGAGCCTGGAAGAAGCCCAAGCTCGGAGTCTGGCTACCAACCACCCTGCacggaaggagaggagggagaatagCCTGCCTGAGATCGTCCCTCCCACCGGAGCCCTCTTCCATACCGTCCTTGAGCTACCGGACAACAA gagGAAGCTTTCTAGTAAATCTAAGAAATGGAAGTCAATATTTAACCTGGGACGATCTGGCTCAGATTCAAAATCAAAGCTGAACCGGAATGGGAGTGTATTTGTGAGAGGACAGAGATTATCTG tagaaaaagCTACCATCCGACCCGCCAAAAGCATGGACTCTCTCTGTTCTATGCCAGTAGAAG GTAAGGACACAAAAGGACATTTCAATCGGACAGTCACCACTGGAGGTTTTTTCATCCCAGCCATGAAACTGCAGACAACCAGCAGCGGCAGCTCCTGTGACCTTAGCAAGCAGGAAGGTGAATGGGGCCAGGAGGGAGCTCCAGCTGGCGCGGAGGGGGGCGCAGTTCTGAGTGGCGAAAGAAGCCTGATCAAGTCTCCTCAGGCCCGTGCCCCACCAGAGCAGCTGAAGGTCTTTCGAGCCGTGGAGGATCCGGAGAATGACCAGGCATCCCCAAAGATGCTTGCCATGTTCTACACGTCAAATGACAGCGCCAGCAAATCAGTGTTCACCAGCAGCCTCTTCCAGATGGAGTCGTCGCCTCGGCACCAGCGGAAAGCCCTCAACATCTCAGAGCCCTTTGCAGTCTCTGTGCCCCTTCGGGTATCAGCAGTTATCAGTACCAACAGTACCCCTTGCAGAACACCTCCCAAGGAACTGCAGTCGCTCTCAAGCCTGGAAGAATCTTCTCTCCAAGGGGCTGAGGGTGGGGGTTGGCCTGGgtttgaggaggagaagacacCTGCAGCTGATGCTTCTGCAG CTTCTGTCCCTCAGAAATTAAAAACCATAAAGTCTGAATCTGTGGAAGAAACGAAACCCGTAGCTGAAAAGGAAAGGACAGTGGAATGCAGCTGTAATCATTCCCCAGAGCCAAGTACCCACCCTGGAGAGAAAGCCATGGAGAGCTTGCCATTTTCCACCACACCAGAGAAGAGACAAGAGGCGGAGGGAGCCCCAGACGTCAACGAAAGCCATCAGAGTGAGCTCAGTGCTCAGCAAGAGAGCCTCAAAGATAAAAAACAAGATGCTATGTTCCTTTCCGAACTG GATGAAGATGACTCTTCCAGTCCTCTGATGTGGCCTGAGATTCAACAAGAGCTGAAAATCATCGAGTCTGAGGAAGAACTCCAAGCCCTACCATCCTCTGCCCAAAAGATCAACTCGAGTCAACCAGTCCTTATTTCAAGTCCAAAGACCACCCTTTCCCCTTGGGCAAGGGGCTTCTCTGATGACTCCAGCCTGGCTGTCTTCACAATGGAAGAGACTATGGATAAAGTGATTCAGGTCCCCCCTCCGGAAGGGACTGTTGTCCCTATATCGGGAACCAGAGGAGACTCGGAGCAGCTCAACAGTCAGCAGAGGACTGAAGAGAAAAAGCTGTTGTGTGAGCACAATAGGCAGGAGGACTCTACAAGGACGCCCGTGCTGGAAATGATTGCAATTGACCCTGCTTCTCCACAGGACAGTGCCTTAATGGGGAGCTCAGGGAGTCTCCCTTCATCTCCTCCTCCACTAGAGCAAACTCTTCAGAGAGAAGACTCGGTGATAAATAGCCCTGTGAGAGAAGAAACTTCAGAGGCAATGGAAGCAGATCCTCATTCAGACCAGACTCTGGTTGTAGATAGTCCTGAGGAGCCCAGAAGTTCCTACCTGCAAGAAGAAGGTGTCCCAGCCCAGGGTGAAAAGCAAAGTCCTAAGGAGAAGACAGACAAATTAGGGTCAGGGGGAGAAGGCCTACTAAGGGAATTTAGGGCCTTACCACATAAAGAGAGAGATGCAACCAGTCAAATGCTAGAAACTTTTGATTACGATGAAGAAGACACTTCTGCTGACATTGCACCACAGAGTTTAGAAATGGTAGAGCCCTGGGAAGACCACCAGTGGGTTACAAGCCCACTTCATTCCCCAACACTAAAAGATCTTCAGGGGGCTCCACCACAAGATCTTCTCGTCCCAAATCAAAGAGGGAAGAGGCTCCCTCATAGACCCACTTTCGTTCAGAGTCATTCCCTAGATAGTGAAACTACCATGAAAAACCAGTGGactcttccattttcttcatccAGTAGCTGTGTCAGTCTGGGGTCAATGATGGTTTTTGACCCCTTACAGCTACTGGCACCCAACAGAGAAAAAGCTGAATGGGAAAAGGCACCAAGACATTCCAAAGAGCTCTCAGAGTCAGAGGGAACAGAAGATGGTGTGAATTCAGGGACAGACATACAATCCCAAACAGTAAGAACTAGTCCTGTCTgctttacagagaaagaaacaaaagtagATCAAGAAAACCTTCTGCAAGACTCTTCGACGCCCATGAATCAAAGAGGTAGTTGTGGCTTAGCATCAGAGAGCATTAGGGAAAATAGTCCATCTGGAGTTCGGGTCAGGGCCAGTGCTGGAATGCCTCCTCTTACCAAAGGTGAGTTGCTTCCTTCCCCCAAGTTGCAGCTAAAGAATCATGACTGTGCGCCTCCTAAAGGGAAAAATAGACCTTCTTCCCTCAACCTAGACTGCATTCCTCTGGTAAATGACTTCTTTAGGTTTGAGAATACGACATCGCTGGGTTCACCTGGACACCAATTGAAGGAGCAAGGAGAAGCTAAAGGTGAAGAGCCTAACTACCCATGGTCCCCCATCTGTATGACCTCACCTCACAGCACAGCAGACCCCTGGAAAGTTCACGGGGGTCCCCAGGACCTAGACGTGGTCACTCATGCCTTAACAGGCCGCCGCAATTCTGCCCCCGTGAGTGTGTCGGCAGTGAGAACTTCCTTTATGGTGAAAATGTGCCAGGCCAAGGCGGTGCCAGTCATCCCACCTAAGGTTCAGTATACTCAAATTCCACAGCCACTCCAGGCCCAGAACACAGAGGAAGATGTACTTTCCTCTGAAGAGAAGGCCAAAGTGGAGGCCAGCCCAACTGGCGAGATGCCTCTAAAATCTGCTGGGGATGATTCACCTCCTTCCCTGGGGAGAGCTCAAGAGGAGAGCACAACCCAAGAAGGAAAGGGAACCAGTAATTCCACTCAGATGGACTCCACTTCTTTTGTATCTGATGACCACATCCTTTCTCCAGACCCAAAGGTGTCTTGCCTCCTCTCTTCCCAGGATGCTTCAGGACCCTGTAGAAAACGTATTTCAGAAACAGAACCATCTGGAGACAATCCACTTTCTTCAAAAATTGAGCGGTCATCCGGGGTTTCCAAACCTTTCCACAGGTCAAGACCAGGAAGACCTCAGAGCTTAATCTTGTTTAGCCCTCCCTTCCCTATCATGGATCATCCATCCTCTTCTTCAGACTCCAAGGTCTTACTTTCCCCTATCAGAAGCCCTACCCAAACAATTTCCTCTGGTCTCATTTGTGGTGAGCTGGCTGAGAACACATGGGTGACCCCAGAAGGAGTCACACTTAGGAACAAAATGACTATCCCTAAGAATGGCCAGAGACTAGAAACCTCAACCAGTTGCTTTTACCAGCCCCAGAGGAGGTCTGTGATTCTGGATGGAAGAAGTGGGAGGCAAATAGAATGA
- the ARHGAP31 gene encoding rho GTPase-activating protein 31 isoform X2 yields MKNKGAKQKLKRKGATGAFGCDLTEYLETSGQDVPYVLRSCAEFIETHGIVDGIYRLSGVTSNIQKLRQEFGSDQCPDLTREVYLQDIHCVGSLCKLYFRELPNPLLTYELYEKFTQAVSHCPEEEGQLARIQNVIQELPPPHYRTLEYLIRHLTHIASFSSKTNMHTRNLALVWAPNLLRSKEIEAIGCNGDAAFLAVRVQQVVIEFILNHVDQIFSSSPCSVENDENRPIMKSLTLPALSLPMKLVSLEEAQARSLATNHPARKERRENSLPEIVPPTGALFHTVLELPDNKRKLSSKSKKWKSIFNLGRSGSDSKSKLNRNGSVFVRGQRLSEKATIRPAKSMDSLCSMPVEGKDTKGHFNRTVTTGGFFIPAMKLQTTSSGSSCDLSKQEGEWGQEGAPAGAEGGAVLSGERSLIKSPQARAPPEQLKVFRAVEDPENDQASPKMLAMFYTSNDSASKSVFTSSLFQMESSPRHQRKALNISEPFAVSVPLRVSAVISTNSTPCRTPPKELQSLSSLEESSLQGAEGGGWPGFEEEKTPAADASAASVPQKLKTIKSESVEETKPVAEKERTVECSCNHSPEPSTHPGEKAMESLPFSTTPEKRQEAEGAPDVNESHQSELSAQQESLKDKKQDAMFLSELDEDDSSSPLMWPEIQQELKIIESEEELQALPSSAQKINSSQPVLISSPKTTLSPWARGFSDDSSLAVFTMEETMDKVIQVPPPEGTVVPISGTRGDSEQLNSQQRTEEKKLLCEHNRQEDSTRTPVLEMIAIDPASPQDSALMGSSGSLPSSPPPLEQTLQREDSVINSPVREETSEAMEADPHSDQTLVVDSPEEPRSSYLQEEGVPAQGEKQSPKEKTDKLGSGGEGLLREFRALPHKERDATSQMLETFDYDEEDTSADIAPQSLEMVEPWEDHQWVTSPLHSPTLKDLQGAPPQDLLVPNQRGKRLPHRPTFVQSHSLDSETTMKNQWTLPFSSSSSCVSLGSMMVFDPLQLLAPNREKAEWEKAPRHSKELSESEGTEDGVNSGTDIQSQTVRTSPVCFTEKETKVDQENLLQDSSTPMNQRGSCGLASESIRENSPSGVRVRASAGMPPLTKGELLPSPKLQLKNHDCAPPKGKNRPSSLNLDCIPLVNDFFRFENTTSLGSPGHQLKEQGEAKGEEPNYPWSPICMTSPHSTADPWKVHGGPQDLDVVTHALTGRRNSAPVSVSAVRTSFMVKMCQAKAVPVIPPKVQYTQIPQPLQAQNTEEDVLSSEEKAKVEASPTGEMPLKSAGDDSPPSLGRAQEESTTQEGKGTSNSTQMDSTSFVSDDHILSPDPKVSCLLSSQDASGPCRKRISETEPSGDNPLSSKIERSSGVSKPFHRSRPGRPQSLILFSPPFPIMDHPSSSSDSKVLLSPIRSPTQTISSGLICGELAENTWVTPEGVTLRNKMTIPKNGQRLETSTSCFYQPQRRSVILDGRSGRQIE; encoded by the exons GACCTTGGAATACCTGATCAGGCACCTGACCCACATCGCCTCCTTCAGCAGCAAGACCAACATGCACACCAGGAACCTGGCCCTGGTGTGGGCACCAAATCTTCTCAG GTCTAAGGAAATCGAAGCTATTGGCTGTAACGGAGATGCAGCCTTCCTCGCCGTGCGAGTCCAGCAGGTGGTGATTGAGTTTATCTTGAATCATGTGGATCAGATTTTCAGCAGCTCTCCCTGCTCTGTAGAGAACGATG aaaacagGCCAATTATGAAAAGTTTGACCCTGCCTGCCCTCTCCCTCCCGATGAAGTTGGTGAGCCTGGAAGAAGCCCAAGCTCGGAGTCTGGCTACCAACCACCCTGCacggaaggagaggagggagaatagCCTGCCTGAGATCGTCCCTCCCACCGGAGCCCTCTTCCATACCGTCCTTGAGCTACCGGACAACAA gagGAAGCTTTCTAGTAAATCTAAGAAATGGAAGTCAATATTTAACCTGGGACGATCTGGCTCAGATTCAAAATCAAAGCTGAACCGGAATGGGAGTGTATTTGTGAGAGGACAGAGATTATCTG aaaaagCTACCATCCGACCCGCCAAAAGCATGGACTCTCTCTGTTCTATGCCAGTAGAAG GTAAGGACACAAAAGGACATTTCAATCGGACAGTCACCACTGGAGGTTTTTTCATCCCAGCCATGAAACTGCAGACAACCAGCAGCGGCAGCTCCTGTGACCTTAGCAAGCAGGAAGGTGAATGGGGCCAGGAGGGAGCTCCAGCTGGCGCGGAGGGGGGCGCAGTTCTGAGTGGCGAAAGAAGCCTGATCAAGTCTCCTCAGGCCCGTGCCCCACCAGAGCAGCTGAAGGTCTTTCGAGCCGTGGAGGATCCGGAGAATGACCAGGCATCCCCAAAGATGCTTGCCATGTTCTACACGTCAAATGACAGCGCCAGCAAATCAGTGTTCACCAGCAGCCTCTTCCAGATGGAGTCGTCGCCTCGGCACCAGCGGAAAGCCCTCAACATCTCAGAGCCCTTTGCAGTCTCTGTGCCCCTTCGGGTATCAGCAGTTATCAGTACCAACAGTACCCCTTGCAGAACACCTCCCAAGGAACTGCAGTCGCTCTCAAGCCTGGAAGAATCTTCTCTCCAAGGGGCTGAGGGTGGGGGTTGGCCTGGgtttgaggaggagaagacacCTGCAGCTGATGCTTCTGCAG CTTCTGTCCCTCAGAAATTAAAAACCATAAAGTCTGAATCTGTGGAAGAAACGAAACCCGTAGCTGAAAAGGAAAGGACAGTGGAATGCAGCTGTAATCATTCCCCAGAGCCAAGTACCCACCCTGGAGAGAAAGCCATGGAGAGCTTGCCATTTTCCACCACACCAGAGAAGAGACAAGAGGCGGAGGGAGCCCCAGACGTCAACGAAAGCCATCAGAGTGAGCTCAGTGCTCAGCAAGAGAGCCTCAAAGATAAAAAACAAGATGCTATGTTCCTTTCCGAACTG GATGAAGATGACTCTTCCAGTCCTCTGATGTGGCCTGAGATTCAACAAGAGCTGAAAATCATCGAGTCTGAGGAAGAACTCCAAGCCCTACCATCCTCTGCCCAAAAGATCAACTCGAGTCAACCAGTCCTTATTTCAAGTCCAAAGACCACCCTTTCCCCTTGGGCAAGGGGCTTCTCTGATGACTCCAGCCTGGCTGTCTTCACAATGGAAGAGACTATGGATAAAGTGATTCAGGTCCCCCCTCCGGAAGGGACTGTTGTCCCTATATCGGGAACCAGAGGAGACTCGGAGCAGCTCAACAGTCAGCAGAGGACTGAAGAGAAAAAGCTGTTGTGTGAGCACAATAGGCAGGAGGACTCTACAAGGACGCCCGTGCTGGAAATGATTGCAATTGACCCTGCTTCTCCACAGGACAGTGCCTTAATGGGGAGCTCAGGGAGTCTCCCTTCATCTCCTCCTCCACTAGAGCAAACTCTTCAGAGAGAAGACTCGGTGATAAATAGCCCTGTGAGAGAAGAAACTTCAGAGGCAATGGAAGCAGATCCTCATTCAGACCAGACTCTGGTTGTAGATAGTCCTGAGGAGCCCAGAAGTTCCTACCTGCAAGAAGAAGGTGTCCCAGCCCAGGGTGAAAAGCAAAGTCCTAAGGAGAAGACAGACAAATTAGGGTCAGGGGGAGAAGGCCTACTAAGGGAATTTAGGGCCTTACCACATAAAGAGAGAGATGCAACCAGTCAAATGCTAGAAACTTTTGATTACGATGAAGAAGACACTTCTGCTGACATTGCACCACAGAGTTTAGAAATGGTAGAGCCCTGGGAAGACCACCAGTGGGTTACAAGCCCACTTCATTCCCCAACACTAAAAGATCTTCAGGGGGCTCCACCACAAGATCTTCTCGTCCCAAATCAAAGAGGGAAGAGGCTCCCTCATAGACCCACTTTCGTTCAGAGTCATTCCCTAGATAGTGAAACTACCATGAAAAACCAGTGGactcttccattttcttcatccAGTAGCTGTGTCAGTCTGGGGTCAATGATGGTTTTTGACCCCTTACAGCTACTGGCACCCAACAGAGAAAAAGCTGAATGGGAAAAGGCACCAAGACATTCCAAAGAGCTCTCAGAGTCAGAGGGAACAGAAGATGGTGTGAATTCAGGGACAGACATACAATCCCAAACAGTAAGAACTAGTCCTGTCTgctttacagagaaagaaacaaaagtagATCAAGAAAACCTTCTGCAAGACTCTTCGACGCCCATGAATCAAAGAGGTAGTTGTGGCTTAGCATCAGAGAGCATTAGGGAAAATAGTCCATCTGGAGTTCGGGTCAGGGCCAGTGCTGGAATGCCTCCTCTTACCAAAGGTGAGTTGCTTCCTTCCCCCAAGTTGCAGCTAAAGAATCATGACTGTGCGCCTCCTAAAGGGAAAAATAGACCTTCTTCCCTCAACCTAGACTGCATTCCTCTGGTAAATGACTTCTTTAGGTTTGAGAATACGACATCGCTGGGTTCACCTGGACACCAATTGAAGGAGCAAGGAGAAGCTAAAGGTGAAGAGCCTAACTACCCATGGTCCCCCATCTGTATGACCTCACCTCACAGCACAGCAGACCCCTGGAAAGTTCACGGGGGTCCCCAGGACCTAGACGTGGTCACTCATGCCTTAACAGGCCGCCGCAATTCTGCCCCCGTGAGTGTGTCGGCAGTGAGAACTTCCTTTATGGTGAAAATGTGCCAGGCCAAGGCGGTGCCAGTCATCCCACCTAAGGTTCAGTATACTCAAATTCCACAGCCACTCCAGGCCCAGAACACAGAGGAAGATGTACTTTCCTCTGAAGAGAAGGCCAAAGTGGAGGCCAGCCCAACTGGCGAGATGCCTCTAAAATCTGCTGGGGATGATTCACCTCCTTCCCTGGGGAGAGCTCAAGAGGAGAGCACAACCCAAGAAGGAAAGGGAACCAGTAATTCCACTCAGATGGACTCCACTTCTTTTGTATCTGATGACCACATCCTTTCTCCAGACCCAAAGGTGTCTTGCCTCCTCTCTTCCCAGGATGCTTCAGGACCCTGTAGAAAACGTATTTCAGAAACAGAACCATCTGGAGACAATCCACTTTCTTCAAAAATTGAGCGGTCATCCGGGGTTTCCAAACCTTTCCACAGGTCAAGACCAGGAAGACCTCAGAGCTTAATCTTGTTTAGCCCTCCCTTCCCTATCATGGATCATCCATCCTCTTCTTCAGACTCCAAGGTCTTACTTTCCCCTATCAGAAGCCCTACCCAAACAATTTCCTCTGGTCTCATTTGTGGTGAGCTGGCTGAGAACACATGGGTGACCCCAGAAGGAGTCACACTTAGGAACAAAATGACTATCCCTAAGAATGGCCAGAGACTAGAAACCTCAACCAGTTGCTTTTACCAGCCCCAGAGGAGGTCTGTGATTCTGGATGGAAGAAGTGGGAGGCAAATAGAATGA